TGGCGATGTTAGACCAGCGGGCCAGTGCCTCAAATTCGAGGCGGCCTATACGGAAAAACTGGTTCTTCGGTGGGTCGTGAAGTGTCCAGGTGGGTGATCCACCTTCCAGGGTTGGCCCTGGCAGCAACTGTAGATTTTCCCGTAAAGGAAGGAGGATGTCATCCATGCCGGAAGATACTGTGGCCATTGTAGGTACCTCTATAAGGCCAGAAATTGGCGCAAGGCGGTATATGGTTTTCTCATTAGATAATAGAGTACCGATACTTCCTCTCCATAAATCTTAGCTGTTCCCCTGAGCCCGATACGGGGCAGTTGACCTTGAGCCTCCAGGGTGGCTTTAATCTGGAAGGAGAGAACACCTTCCTCCGACACTCTGGCTTCATAACTTGCCCGTCTGAGTGTAGCTTTGATTGGTTTGTTGGGCATGACGTTGAGGAAGATAAGGATCTCCGAGCCGGGCTCGAGTGTAATTGCATCTTCAACGGGCAGCATTATTTGGGCTTCAATTTTGATTGGGTCAGCAATGGTAAGAATTTTCTGGCCAACTTCAACGGGTCTGCCAAGCCAGTCGTCCACATCGCCATATACGGCTATCCCGTCACGTCCGGCAGTCACGATCGAGCGATCCAGCAGGTCTTTTGTGTAGGCTATCCCAGCTTTTTGTTGCTCGATGGTTGCTTCAAGAGTTGTAAGTTTTGCGCGGCTTTGCGGATCAACAAATGATTTTTGCTTTGCCTCATTATGTTCAGTCCTCAATACAGCTAAGGCCTTTTGAGCAACCTGGTATTCATTTCGTAGAGAGGTGCTGTCCAGGGTAAACAAGGTCTCTCCCTGGGTGACGGGCTGGTTGGGGCGTACTGACATTGACTCAATAACTGAACTTATGGGAGACGTAACCAGGAGGGGTTCGAGCGGGACTATTTCAGCGGGAGCAAGCGCGGAAAGCCGCATGGGAAGATCAAGGACTAAAATGATTACGGCCAGTAGTGTCAGTTGAATTATTCGCTTTGGAAGAGCAGCGATGAACTGCTTGAAAAAGGAGTGCTTTTTGACTCGTAAACCAGCCAGAGCGTGGGCGTAAGCCTCGGTTAATCGCTGTAAAAGGGAGATCTCAGACTCCTGCCACACAGTATTACGGGTAAAGATGACTCCACCTAGAATATCTCCACGTGGTGTAGTCAGCGGACAGCAGAGCATGTAACCAAAAGACCACTCCTGCCAGCCTTCGACGAGGGTTGTGGGGATATCTTCAACGGTGATCTGGCGCGGGCCTGGATCTTTCGATTTAAGTTTTCGTAAGAGGGCCTGGCTATAGGTTATGAAAGGGGAGTTTTTGTCGGGGCTGTCAACGCCTGAAACAGCTCTGATTACCGGATTGCCATTGATGCCAGGAAGCCAGACCATTGACTGCTGGTAGGGTGTCAGCCGGATAGACTCATTAACTATGGTGTAGATGAGGTCAGTTGTGCTGGCGGCATGACGTGCTTGTTTCTCAAGTTGGAGCAGGGTGCTGAAGAAAAGAAGTTGTTGTTCGGCTTGATTCATAACTTAAAAGTATAGAGATTTCCATTTTTGCATGACAAGGAAATCCCCTCAATCCCCTTTTCACTTCTTAAAATACGCAGTTCCGCTCATTCCGGCAAGCAGTTCCGGGTGATTGCCATCTATTTTGGCACGCACTTCCAGGGTCTGGCTGACCTGGTCAACTTTGGCACCCAGCACCGTTAATTGAGCTTTGTACTCTGTATTTGTCTCATCAATTTTCACCTTAAATGGGAGGCCAGGTTTAATCCAGTTCAGCCAGTGGGAAGGCACAAAGAGCTGAACGGTTAAATTTGCGTCGTCAATGACCTGAAGCAGAGGTTGTCCTGGCGTGACATACTGAAAAGGGTTGGCGGCACGACTGATCACCCTTCCTGCAAAAGGGGCTTCAATAGTGCACTTTGTAACCATGCTGCGCCGAAGTTCAACTTCAGCCTCAGCTCGGGCAACTCGCGCTTTAGAAACAGCCACATCGAGCTCGCTGGCAGATTTCAGCTGATNNNNNNNNNNNNNNNNNNNNNNNNCGACTGTTTGCTTCAAGTGTTTTAGTGGCTTCCAAAAGCTCTGCTTCTGATTTTTTAAGTTCTGCGGCATACATTTGACAATCAAAAACAATAAGTTCTTGCCCCTTGGCAAAGCGATCTCCGAAATCAATGGTAATTCCCTGGATGCTGGCGGAAATTTCACCGGAGAAGATGGTTTCCACCTCAGGAATAATCAGGACGCGTACAGCACCATTGTTTTCGAGGGCTGATGCGTGTGATGACAGACATAGAGATAAAACTGCGATATGTATGAAAAGACGGGTGATTGTTAAATAACGCATGTCTTAGTTGAAGGTACGGACAGACAGTGGAGATGATAATTTAACTTTTACGCCGGGATCTGCAACCGGGGCGGTAACGTCCCGGCGATACCAGGAGGGAGTCTGCCGCAAACCAGTTGATTTAACCTGAACGCGGACGGGGCTGTCTTCGCTATCATCCAATAGTCGTTGTCGTAGTATATCACTTGCATCTGGAGCAGAACGTAGGCTTATTTCAAAAGAGTCCATATCAATTTCTTCGGTATTCAAATCTTCGGCCTTTGCTTTATTGTCTCTGACGATGACTCTTGTTTTGGTCATGTCGGATATCCTTCGTTCCTCTCTACTTGGTCGCGAGAAGTCAACGGTATCATCTAATAGACTATTAACAGAGGCATTTTGCTGAGATGCACGAAAAACTGGATTACGAAAAAGGTCACGAGAATCAGTTTCTTTCGGCAGTGACAGATCACTTAAGTCAAAACTTGACTCCGGCAGTCCGGCAATTAATGGTTCCTGGCTGTCATCGCCTGCAGAGGCCGGGTTGAGTTGATCCTGCCAGCTTTCAATGGATTGTTTAATGGCGGATGCCAAAGTTGTAATATCTGTGGATTCCACCTGGGCAGGAATGATGTCGGTGCCAAGTGTGTTATATATCCGCCCGACAGAATTCTGCAACTCAGCATAGGCGTTGTAGTGCCGCATTTTGGCAATCAGGACGTTTGTCATGCTCTTTATCTGGTCAAGTTCGTTGGCGGTGCCAGCCGTTTTTTCGGCTTCTATCTGGGTGTTTAACTGATGGCTGATATTATCCAGGTGACGGGAAACAGTATACTCTTTTTTGGCAAGACCGAAACGCTGGTAAGCGAGATTGACCTGAACCAGTATCGCCATACTGACAGCCTGCCTGCGAAGGGTATCAACTCCGACCTGCGCCTTGGCAGCTTTAATTGAT
This genomic interval from Desulfobulbaceae bacterium contains the following:
- a CDS encoding TolC family protein, which translates into the protein MNNGGGDSGTEGSCPPAVCTGSVSWTADISIMWNVLDFGVSYARAKQQADRVLIVEERRRKVIQNILQDVRYAYWRAVSSEKLIQDMFGLLNQTKIALKHSRLIAEERLQSPKESLEYQKALLENIRLLWSIIQNLTPAKVELASLMNLPPGIEYKLTEEDWSFPEVPVFSAPLPELEKMALIYRPELREEDYRVRISTVEIRKSLLEMLSGLNLTVSPKYDSTDFLYNQTWWDAGAAVSQNIVKLFSGPQSIKAAKAQVGVDTLRRQAVSMAILVQVNLAYQRFGLAKKEYTVSRHLDNISHQLNTQIEAEKTAGTANELDQIKSMTNVLIAKMRHYNAYAELQNSVGRIYNTLGTDIIPAQVESTDITTLASAIKQSIESWQDQLNPASAGDDSQEPLIAGLPESSFDLSDLSLPKETDSRDLFRNPVFRASQQNASVNSLLDDTVDFSRPSREERRISDMTKTRVIVRDNKAKAEDLNTEEIDMDSFEISLRSAPDASDILRQRLLDDSEDSPVRVQVKSTGLRQTPSWYRRDVTAPVADPGVKVKLSSPLSVRTFN
- a CDS encoding HlyD family efflux transporter periplasmic adaptor subunit — protein: MNQAEQQLLFFSTLLQLEKQARHAASTTDLIYTIVNESIRLTPYQQSMVWLPGINGNPVIRAVSGVDSPDKNSPFITYSQALLRKLKSKDPGPRQITVEDIPTTLVEGWQEWSFGYMLCCPLTTPRGDILGGVIFTRNTVWQESEISLLQRLTEAYAHALAGLRVKKHSFFKQFIAALPKRIIQLTLLAVIILVLDLPMRLSALAPAEIVPLEPLLVTSPISSVIESMSVRPNQPVTQGETLFTLDSTSLRNEYQVAQKALAVLRTEHNEAKQKSFVDPQSRAKLTTLEATIEQQKAGIAYTKDLLDRSIVTAGRDGIAVYGDVDDWLGRPVEVGQKILTIADPIKIEAQIMLPVEDAITLEPGSEILIFLNVMPNKPIKATLRRASYEARVSEEGVLSFQIKATLEAQGQLPRIGLRGTAKIYGEEVSVLYYLMRKPYTALRQFLAL
- a CDS encoding HlyD family efflux transporter periplasmic adaptor subunit yields the protein QLKSASELDVAVSKARVARAEAEVELRRSMVTKCTIEAPFAGRVISRAANPFQYVTPGQPLLQVIDDANLTVQLFVPSHWLNWIKPGLPFKVKIDETNTEYKAQLTVLGAKVDQVSQTLEVRAKIDGNHPELLAGMSGTAYFKK